The Camelus ferus isolate YT-003-E chromosome 4, BCGSAC_Cfer_1.0, whole genome shotgun sequence genome has a segment encoding these proteins:
- the ZBTB6 gene encoding zinc finger and BTB domain-containing protein 6 — protein MAAESEILHFQFEQQGDLVLQKMNLLRQQNLFCDVSIYINDTEFQGHKVILAACSTFMRDQFLLTQSKHVRITILQSAEVGRKLLLSCYTGALEVKRKELLKYLTAASYLQMVHIVEKCTEALSKYLEIDLSMKNSSQHADLCQSSDPDVKNEEENSDKDCEIIEISEDSSVNIDFPVKEEESSALQSTVESLTSERNEMRSPELSSVDPGFKDNEIRILHVESISDGGVENEKFSQPCTSSKASMYFSETQHSLINSTVESRVAEVPGNQDQSLFCENTEGSHGTVNEIQSLEDAYSLRHQCPRCPRGFLHVENYLRHLKMHKLFLCLQCGKTFTQKKNLNRHIRGHMGIRPFQCTVCLKTFTAKSTLQDHLNIHSGDRPYKCHCCDMDFKHKSALKKHLTSVHGRSSGEKLPRHDLERQNL, from the coding sequence ATGGCTGCTGAGTCTGAAATTCTGCACTTCCAGTTTGAACAGCAAGGAGATTTAGTCTTGCAGAAAATGAATCTTTTGAGACAGCAGAATTTATTTTGCGATGTGTCAATTTATATTAATGACACTGAGTTCCAGGGGCATAAGGTGATTTTAGCTGCTTGCTCCACTTTCATGAGAGATCAGTTTTTACTCACACAGTCAAAACATGTCAGAATCACCATCTTGCAGAGTGCAGAAGTTGGCAGAAAATTGTTGCTCTCTTGCTATACTGGAGCACTTGAAGTTAAGAGGAAAgagcttttgaaatatttgactGCTGCTAGTTACCTTCAGATGGTTCACATTGTAGAAAAGTGCACAGAAGCTTTGTCAAAGTATCTGGAAATTGATCTTTCTATGAAAAATAGCAGTCAGCATGCTGACTTGTGTCAATCCTCTGATCCAGATGttaagaatgaagaagaaaattcagATAAAGACTGTGAAATAATTGAAATTTCAGAAGATAGTTCTGTAAATATAGATTTCCCTgttaaagaagaggaaagcagTGCTTTACAGTCTACAGTAGAGAGCTTGACATCAGAGAGAAACGAAATGAGGTCACCAGAGCTGTCTTCAGTAGACCCAGGTTTTAAAGACAATGAAATTCGTATCCTCCATGTGGAATCTATCAGTGATGGAGGTGTAGAAAATGAGAAGTTTTCACAGCCTTGTACCTCTTCAAAAGCAAGCATGTATTTTTCTGAAACACAGCATTCACTGATCAATTCTACAGTTGAGAGCAGAGTGGCCGAAGTTCCTGGGAATCAAGATCAGAGCTTATTTTGTGAGAATACTGAAGGAAGTCATGGGACAGTGAATGAGATCCAAAGTCTAGAGGATGCGTATTCACTGAGGCACCAGTGCCCCCGGTGTCCTCGTGGGTTTCTTCATGTTGAAAACTATCTGCGCCACCTTAAGATGCATAAACTGTTCTTGTGCTTACAGTGTGGGAAAACATTTACgcagaagaaaaatctcaaccGCCATATTCGAGGGCACATGGGCATACGGCCCTTTCAGTGTACTGTGTGCTTGAAGACATTTACTGCTAAAAGCACACTTCAGGACCACCTGAACATACACAGTGGGGATCGGCCGTACAAATGCCACTGTTGTGATATGGATTTCAAGCACAAATCTGCCCTCAAAAAGCACTTAACCTCTGTCCATGGCAGAAGCAGTGGTGAAAAACTACCCAGGCATGATCTTGAAAGGCAAAATCTATAA
- the ZBTB26 gene encoding zinc finger and BTB domain-containing protein 26 isoform X1, whose amino-acid sequence MRTQICFWKENPGFLNCLNFLKFILFTFLFFRSAKMSERSDLLHFKFENYGDSMLQKMNKLREENKFCDVTVLIDDIEVQGHKIVFAAGSPFLRDQFLLNDSREVKISILQSSEVGRQLLLSCYSGVLEFPEMELVNYLTAASFLQMSHIVERCTQALWKFIKPKQPMDSKEGCEPQSASPQSKEHQGDARGSPKQDSPCIHPSEDSMDMEDSDIQIVKVESIGDVSEVRSKKDQNQFISSEPTALHSSEPQHSLINSTVENRVSEIEQNHLHNYALSYTGSDNIIMASKDVFGPNIRGVDKGLQWHHQCPKCTRVFRHLENYANHLKMHKLFMCLLCGKTFTQKGNLHRHMRVHAGIKPFQCKICGKTFSQKCSLQDHLNLHSGDKPHKCNYCDMVFAHKPVLRKHLKQLHGKNSFDNANERNVQDLTVDFDSFACTTVSDSKGCQPQPDATQVLDAGKLAQAVLNLRNDSTCVN is encoded by the coding sequence ATGAGAACACAAATTTGTTTTTGGAAGGAAAATCCAGGTTTTCTTAATTGTttgaattttcttaaattcatcctttttacatttctgttctttaggTCTGCCAAAATGTCTGAAAGATCAGATCTCCTTCACTTCAAGTTTGAAAATTATGGAGATTCAATGttacaaaaaatgaacaaattaagagaagagaataaattttGTGATGTTACAGTTCTCATAGATGATATTGAGGTGCAGGGGCATAAAATTGTGTTTGCTGCAGGTTCCCCCTTCTTAAGAGACCAGTTTTTACTGAACGATTCCAGAGAGGTGAAAATCTCCATATTACAGAGTTCCGAAGTGGGGAGACAATTGCTCTTATCCTGTTATAGTGGTGTGCTGGAATTCCCTGAGATGGAACTGGTAAATTACTTGACTGCTGCGAGTTTTCTTCAGATGAGCCACATTGTAGAACGGTGCACGCAGGCCTTGTGGAAGTTTATAAAGCCAAAACAACCAATGGATAGTAAAGAGGGATGTGAACCACAGAGTGCTTCTCCCCAGTCAAAAGAACATCAGGGAGATGCCAGAGGCTCCCCAAAGCAGGACTCACCTTGTATTCATCCATCTGAAGACAGTATGGATATGGAGGACAGTGATATTCAGATTGTTAAGGTAGAATCTATTGGGGATGTATCAGAGGTTAGAAGTAAAAAAGATCAGAACCAGTTTATTTCTTCTGAACCCACTGCTTTACATTCATCAGAGCCCCAGCACTCTCTGATAAATtcaactgtggaaaacagagtaAGTGAAATAGAACAGAACCATCTCCACAATTATGCCCTCTCCTACACAGGCAGTGATAACATCATCATGGCCTCAAAAGATGTCTTTGGGCCTAATATTCGAGGTGTAGACAAAGGCCTACAGTGGCATCACCAATGCCCAAAGTGTACCAGGGTGTTTCGCCACCTGGAGAACTACGCCAACCACTTAAAAATGCACAAACTCTTTATGTGTCTACTCTGCGGCAAGACTTTTACTCAGAAAGGCAACCTTCATCGACACATGCGTGTGCATGCCGGCATTAAACCTTTCCAGTGTAAAATCTGTGGGAAAACCTTTTCTCAGAAGTGTTCCTTACAGGATCATCTTAACCTTCACAGTGGAGATAAGCCCCATAAGTGTAACTATTGTGACATGGTTTTTGCACATAAGCCAGTTTTGAGGAAACACCTTAAACAGCTGCATGGCAAAAACAGCTTTGATAATGCCAATGAAAGAAATGTGCAAGACCTCACAGTGgattttgattcttttgcatgtacaACAGTCTCAGACTCTAAAGGGTGTCAGCCACAGCCTGATGCAACGCAGGTGCTGGATGCAGGTAAACTGGCCCAAGCTGTCCTGAACTTAAGGAATGATAGTACTTGTGTAAATTGA
- the ZBTB26 gene encoding zinc finger and BTB domain-containing protein 26 isoform X2, with the protein MSERSDLLHFKFENYGDSMLQKMNKLREENKFCDVTVLIDDIEVQGHKIVFAAGSPFLRDQFLLNDSREVKISILQSSEVGRQLLLSCYSGVLEFPEMELVNYLTAASFLQMSHIVERCTQALWKFIKPKQPMDSKEGCEPQSASPQSKEHQGDARGSPKQDSPCIHPSEDSMDMEDSDIQIVKVESIGDVSEVRSKKDQNQFISSEPTALHSSEPQHSLINSTVENRVSEIEQNHLHNYALSYTGSDNIIMASKDVFGPNIRGVDKGLQWHHQCPKCTRVFRHLENYANHLKMHKLFMCLLCGKTFTQKGNLHRHMRVHAGIKPFQCKICGKTFSQKCSLQDHLNLHSGDKPHKCNYCDMVFAHKPVLRKHLKQLHGKNSFDNANERNVQDLTVDFDSFACTTVSDSKGCQPQPDATQVLDAGKLAQAVLNLRNDSTCVN; encoded by the coding sequence ATGTCTGAAAGATCAGATCTCCTTCACTTCAAGTTTGAAAATTATGGAGATTCAATGttacaaaaaatgaacaaattaagagaagagaataaattttGTGATGTTACAGTTCTCATAGATGATATTGAGGTGCAGGGGCATAAAATTGTGTTTGCTGCAGGTTCCCCCTTCTTAAGAGACCAGTTTTTACTGAACGATTCCAGAGAGGTGAAAATCTCCATATTACAGAGTTCCGAAGTGGGGAGACAATTGCTCTTATCCTGTTATAGTGGTGTGCTGGAATTCCCTGAGATGGAACTGGTAAATTACTTGACTGCTGCGAGTTTTCTTCAGATGAGCCACATTGTAGAACGGTGCACGCAGGCCTTGTGGAAGTTTATAAAGCCAAAACAACCAATGGATAGTAAAGAGGGATGTGAACCACAGAGTGCTTCTCCCCAGTCAAAAGAACATCAGGGAGATGCCAGAGGCTCCCCAAAGCAGGACTCACCTTGTATTCATCCATCTGAAGACAGTATGGATATGGAGGACAGTGATATTCAGATTGTTAAGGTAGAATCTATTGGGGATGTATCAGAGGTTAGAAGTAAAAAAGATCAGAACCAGTTTATTTCTTCTGAACCCACTGCTTTACATTCATCAGAGCCCCAGCACTCTCTGATAAATtcaactgtggaaaacagagtaAGTGAAATAGAACAGAACCATCTCCACAATTATGCCCTCTCCTACACAGGCAGTGATAACATCATCATGGCCTCAAAAGATGTCTTTGGGCCTAATATTCGAGGTGTAGACAAAGGCCTACAGTGGCATCACCAATGCCCAAAGTGTACCAGGGTGTTTCGCCACCTGGAGAACTACGCCAACCACTTAAAAATGCACAAACTCTTTATGTGTCTACTCTGCGGCAAGACTTTTACTCAGAAAGGCAACCTTCATCGACACATGCGTGTGCATGCCGGCATTAAACCTTTCCAGTGTAAAATCTGTGGGAAAACCTTTTCTCAGAAGTGTTCCTTACAGGATCATCTTAACCTTCACAGTGGAGATAAGCCCCATAAGTGTAACTATTGTGACATGGTTTTTGCACATAAGCCAGTTTTGAGGAAACACCTTAAACAGCTGCATGGCAAAAACAGCTTTGATAATGCCAATGAAAGAAATGTGCAAGACCTCACAGTGgattttgattcttttgcatgtacaACAGTCTCAGACTCTAAAGGGTGTCAGCCACAGCCTGATGCAACGCAGGTGCTGGATGCAGGTAAACTGGCCCAAGCTGTCCTGAACTTAAGGAATGATAGTACTTGTGTAAATTGA